Genomic segment of Rhodocaloribacter litoris:
GACCTCGCCCGTGCGAAGCTAAAGTACAACCCGTCAGCAGGGGGGCGTGATGATACCGGTGGCCGTGATCATTGACGAACGGTGGTCCGTGGAGATGGAACTGACCGAGGACGAGTACTGTGCCCTGGTGGAAGTGACACAGCGTGGTCCCCGGATACGCCCGGAGGTCCGGATGACGATCGAAGAGGAAGACGCCGTGCCCCGGGTGATCACCGGCGATCGATGCCGGCTCGTGCTGCGCTGAGCCGCCGGCTCAGCGCGGGATGCGCGGGTGACGGGCCGGCGTGGTCAGACGACGATGGGCCACCGCCTCGCGGTCGGGAGCCGCGGGGCGCAGCCGGTCATGGCGCCGCGGCGTCTGGGGCGACACGGGCAGCGGAGGACCGGGATCCGGCGGCGGGGGCTGGTCGTCTGCATCGTCGTCGTCGCTCTGGCGCATCATCTTGATGGCGTAGAGCCCGACCAGAAACGGAAAAGCACCGATGAGCAGGACTACGATCTCGAACATGACGACATCCCGGTAGGCGTGGCGAAGAACGGATGGGAGCGACGACGCATCACGCAAAGGTATCTCTGTCTTTACAATGGTTTCATGAATAACGGTTCCCGTGGAAAAGGGCAAGTAAAAAATCGTTTCCCGGCAATGGAGGGTACGATGCAAAACGCACACGACATGGCCATCGCACCGGCGCGGCCGGAGGAGGCCGGAGCCATGGAGGCGCTGGTGGCCGCGCAGGGGTTGCCCTCCGAAGGATTGACGGCGTGCCTGGAGACGGCCCTCGTGGCGCGGGCGAGCGGTCAGGTCGTCGGTACGGCGGCGCTGGAACTTTACGACGGAGGGGCTCTTTTACGCTCGGTCGCGGTGGCAGCGGCCTACCGGGGGCGGGGACTGGGGCGCCGGCTCACCGGGGCGGCCCTGGCGCTGGCCCGGCAGCACGGTGCCCGGCACGTCTACCTGCTGACGACGACGGCACCGGACTTCTTCGCCCGCCAGGGCTTTCGTCCCATCGAGCGGGCCGCCGTCCCGCCGTCGGTCCGGGCTTCGGCGGAGTTTGTACACCTGTGCCCGGCCTCGGCCATCGTGATGACCTTCGACCTGTCCCACCTTTCATCTTCGGAGAACGATGCCTAAACAGGGTAGCGCCAGACGCCAGAGACGGGAAAAACGGGTGCGCCGCGCCCAGGTGCCGCCGCTGCGGACAGGCCCGCTCTGGGGAACGCTGGGGCTGGCCGTCTTTGGCGGAGCCCTGGCCCTCTATGCCACCGGCCTGACGTTCGAGATCGCCCGGCAGGGGGTGATCGACCCCAGCGGCTGCTCGCTCAACGACTTCATCAACTGCGACGTCGCGCATGCTTCCAGCTATGCCTTTTTCCTCGGAGTGCCGGTAGCCTGGTGGGGTTTCCTCTTCTACCTGTGGACGGCGCTGGCCGCCCTCTATGCCACCCGGACCCAGAACCGGGAGGCAGCCACCGGCGCCGTGGCCCTGACCTGGCTGCTGAGCCTGGGTGCCGTGCTGTTCTCCGCCTACAAGGCCTGGCATCTCGTCAACCTGGGTGTGCTCTGCCTGGTGTGTGTGGGCATGTACGCCGCCAACCTGGGCATCGCGGTGCTGTTGCCGCCGGCCATCAACCTCTCCTACCGGAACCTCGGGGCGTTCCTGGTGAACTACGCGCGCGGCCTTGCCGGGCAGGAGGCCGCGCTGGATTTCGACCCGAAGCCGGCACGCTACGGCCTGCTCCTCGCCGCCCTGTTCGGGCTCGGCTTCGTCGGTATTCAGGGGTATAACGACGGCACACCGGGACGATCGGACGTGGACGTGCAACAGGCCGTCTCCCTGCACTTCCGGCAGCCCCCGGTCGACATTCCCGTGCCCGCCGATGCCCCCGTATGGGGGAACCCCGCGGCTCCCATACGGATCGTCGAGTTCGCCGACTTCCAGTGCCCGGCCTGCCGCGAGTCGGCCTTTCACCTGCGCGGGACCCTCTACGAATTCCGCGACGACGTGGCCCTCTATTTCATGCATTACCCGCTCGACCGGACCATCAATGAGCGGCTTCAGCGTCAGGTGCACGTGCAGGCGGGTCCGGCCGCGCGGGCTGCCGTCTGCGCCGCCCAGTTCGGCGACTTCTGGGGATACCACGACGAACTCTTCCGGAATCAGACGATCCTCGGCGAACGTCTCTATCTCGGCCTGGCCGAACAACAGGGCTGGGATACGGAAGCCTTCGCGGCCTGCCTGAACGGCGAAGCCGCGCTGGAGCGCGTCCGCCGCGACGTGACGGCCGGCACCGCCATCGGCGTCTCCGCCACCCCGTCGATCTATGTCAACGGACGGCGTGTGGCCCTCTGGCGCAACAGCGACGTGATCCGGGCCGTGATCCGGGAAGAGTTGAAACGCCTCGGTTCCTGATGCCGGTACTGAACATCGAGATCAAGGCCCGTTCCGCCGCCCACGAGGCGATCCGTGCGCGGCTGGCCGAAGACGGCGCCCGCTTCGTCGGCGAGGACCACCAGGTCGACACCTACTTCGACGTGCCGCGCGGGCGGCTGAAACTGCGGGAGGGAACCATCGAGAACGCCCTCATCTTCTACGACCGCGCCGACGAGGCCGGTCCGAAACGCTCGGACATCTGGCTCTACCGCGCCGCCCCGGACCCGGCCCTCAAGGCCCTCCTCACGGCGGCCCTCGGCGTCCGCGTGGTGGTGGACAAGCGCCGCGAGATCTATTTCATCGACAACGTCAAGTTTCACCTGGACCGGGTCGAGGGGCTGGGCACGTTCGTCGAGATCGAGGCGATCGACGAGACGGGCGCCATCGGGCCCGATCGGCTGCGCGCGCAGTGCGAGTACTACCTGAGGCGCTTCGGCATCGGGCCGGACGACCTCGTTTCCGTCTCGTACAGCGACCTGCTGGAACGGCAGGCGGCCGGGTGAAAAGGGACCTACCAGTGCCAGAGTGCCTGAAGCGGAACGGCGTACAGGTCCGGCTCGAAACCGACGATCGCTTCCCCCTGGTAGAGGACGATACCGCGTACGAAGGTTTCCGGTCTGGCCTCGCGGAGTGCGCGTAACCCTTTCAGATCGGTATTCGAGACGCTCGAGGCGGCTTTCACCTCGAGACCAACGAGCCGTTGGCGCGCATCTTCGAGAACGAGATCGACCTCACGACCGGTTTGCAGGCGAAAATGGTAGAGCGTGGGTTTTCGTTCACTCCAGGTAATCTGTTTGCGCAGTTCCATCGCTACGAAATTTTCCAGCAGGGCGCCCTGCATGGGATGGTTGCGCAGGTCTTCCGGCTCGTACAGGCCGATCAGATGAGCCAGCAAGCCCGTATCCGAGATCAACAACTTGGGTGTTTTGACCAGGCGTTTTCCCAGGTTCGCGTGCCAGGCCGGCAGGGTCTGGATCAGAAACGTGGCTTCCAGAAGGGACATGTACCGCCTGAGTGTCGTCAAGGGCAGGCCCGAACTGCGCGACACTTCGGCATAATTGAGCAGGCCCGTGGCACGGGCCGCGAGCAGGGCAAGCAGGTGGGGTAACTGGGTCAGTCCTTCGATATGAGCAAGGTCGCGGACATCCCGTTGAAGAATGGTGGTGAGATAGGCATTGAACCAGGCTCTACGTCGCTGGGCCGATGCACGCTGCACCACTTCGGGATACCCTCCCCGCAATACGCGGGTCCACAGGTCATCAGGTTGGGTAAGGGGCGGGACGTCGCCAGGAAGGGTACCTGAGAAAACCCGGTCGATGAAGGTTTCCCGGGTTCTTTCGAGCTCGCCTTGGGAAAATGGCCACAGCGTCAGTACCTCCATGCGCCCGGCTAGCGATTCCGAGACGTTGGGCAGGAGTAGGACATCTGCTGATCCGGTCAGCATAAAGCGTCCGGGACGACGGTTCCGGTCTATCTCGAGTTTGAGTGCGCGAAAGAGGGAAGGCACCCGCTGAACTTCATCCAGGACCACCGGGGTTTCGAGCGAACGAATGAAGCCGGAGGGATCGCTTTCGGCGGCCGCCAGAACGGTGGCGTCGTCTAAGGTCAGGTACCGTGCCGGATGGGCCTCTTCGGCGATCTGACGGGCCAGGGTACTCTTGCCGGTCTGGCGTGCTCCGTTGATGAACACGACCGGCGTATCCGAGAGTGCCGCAAGCAGTTCAGAAGTGATGTGTCGCGGAATCATGGTTGAAAATTAACCACCCGGTGGATGAATTTCAACCATGATTCGGTCGATCGCGGCTACCGGATGGCCGGCACCTGCTGCGTCAGGCAGTGGAAAGCGCCCAGGCCCCAGACCAGCTCCCGGCAGTCGATGCCGACGACGCGCCGGCCGGGGAAGTGCCGCCCGATGATCTCGGCGGCCACGGCGTCGTTCGGGTCGTTGTAGACCGGCAGCAGGATGACCGTGTTGCCGATGTAGAAGTTGGCGTAGCTGGCCGGCAGCCGGTGCTCGCCATAGTAGACCGGTGCGGGCATCGGCAGCGTCTCGACGCAGAGCGGTCGGCCGTCGACGGTGGTCATCTCGCGGAGGCGGGCTAGGTTCTCCTGCAACGGCGCGTAGTTCTCGTCCGCGGGGTCGTCCTCCACGACGGCCAGCACGGTGTCCTCGCTGACGAACCGGGCGATGTTGTCGATGTGGCCGTCGGTGTCGTCGCCGGCGAGTTCGCCCCGAATCCAGAGGATCTTCCGTACGCCCAGGTAGTCGCGCAGGGCCTGTTCGATCTCCTCGCGGGAGCGGCCGGGGTTGCGGTTGGGGTTGAGGAGGCAGTCGGTGGTGGTGAGGAGCAGCCCGGCGCCGTTGACCTCGATGGAGCCGCCTTCGAGAATCAGGTCCACCTCGAAGCGCGGGACGCCCAGCGCCTCGGCCATCTGGCGGGGGATGGCGTTGTCCAGGTCGAAGGGCGGGTACTTGCCGCCCCAGGCGTTGTAGCCCCAGTCGGTGGCGGCCAGCTCGCGCCGCCCGTCCCGTTCGCGGACGACGAAGATGGCGCCGTGGTCGCGGCACCAGGCGTCGTTGGTGGGGAAGCGGTGGTAGACCACCGGCCCCTCGACCCGGCGAAGCAGGGACCGGACGTGTGCCTCATGGTCGGCGTCGAGTACGTTGATGTGGACCGTCTCGCTCCGGGCCAGCGCCTGCACCGCCGCCACCATCACCGGCTCGACGGGCTCGAAGTTGCCGGGCCAGGTGTCGCGGTTGTGGGGCCACGAGAGCCACACGCCCTGGTGCGGCTCCCACTCGGCGGGCATCCGGTAGCCCAGGGCGGCAGGCGTCAGCACACCGGTCGCGTCGTCCGTCGGGTGTGGCATGGGCGGTGCGTCAGGCCGGGTCGATGAAGCGGCGGGTGAGGTCGGCATAGGCGTCGATGCGGCGATCGCGGAGGAAGGGCCAGCCGGTGCGGGCCTGCTCCATGCGGCCGAGCTCGAGCGGGCAGACGATCACGGCTTCCTCGTCGACCGGGGCGCGGGCGAGCACCTGCCCGTCCGGGCCGGCCACGAAGCTCTGCCCCCAGAACTCGATGCCCTTGCCGGGATCGCCGGCACCCGGCTCCGGCTCGAAGCCCGTCCGGTTGACGGCCACCACGAAGCAGCCGTTGGCCACGGCATGGGCCCGCTGGGCCAGTTCCCAGGCCTCGTGCTGGGCTTTCCCGTATGCTGCCTTCTCCTCGGGGTGCCACCCGATGGCGGTGGGGTAGAACAGGATGTCGGCGCCCTGCAAAGCGGTCAGTCGGGCCGCCTCGGGGTACCACTGGTCCCAGCAGACGAGCACGCCCAGGTTAGCCTGCCGCGTCGGGAAGCTCTTGAAGCCCAGGTCACCCGGTGTGAAGTAGAACTTTTCGTAGTAGCGCGGGTCGTCCGGGATGTGCATTTTGCGGTACTTGCCCAGGTAGCCTTGCTCCCCGTCGATGACGGCGGCCGTGTTGTGGTAGAGGCCCGGGGCGCGCCGCTCGAACAGGCTTACCACCACCGTCACGCCCAGCTCGCGGGCCAGCGCCTCGAA
This window contains:
- a CDS encoding ATP-binding protein, which codes for MIPRHITSELLAALSDTPVVFINGARQTGKSTLARQIAEEAHPARYLTLDDATVLAAAESDPSGFIRSLETPVVLDEVQRVPSLFRALKLEIDRNRRPGRFMLTGSADVLLLPNVSESLAGRMEVLTLWPFSQGELERTRETFIDRVFSGTLPGDVPPLTQPDDLWTRVLRGGYPEVVQRASAQRRRAWFNAYLTTILQRDVRDLAHIEGLTQLPHLLALLAARATGLLNYAEVSRSSGLPLTTLRRYMSLLEATFLIQTLPAWHANLGKRLVKTPKLLISDTGLLAHLIGLYEPEDLRNHPMQGALLENFVAMELRKQITWSERKPTLYHFRLQTGREVDLVLEDARQRLVGLEVKAASSVSNTDLKGLRALREARPETFVRGIVLYQGEAIVGFEPDLYAVPLQALWHW
- the arsN2 gene encoding arsenic resistance N-acetyltransferase ArsN2; amino-acid sequence: MQNAHDMAIAPARPEEAGAMEALVAAQGLPSEGLTACLETALVARASGQVVGTAALELYDGGALLRSVAVAAAYRGRGLGRRLTGAALALARQHGARHVYLLTTTAPDFFARQGFRPIERAAVPPSVRASAEFVHLCPASAIVMTFDLSHLSSSENDA
- a CDS encoding agmatine deiminase family protein — its product is MPHPTDDATGVLTPAALGYRMPAEWEPHQGVWLSWPHNRDTWPGNFEPVEPVMVAAVQALARSETVHINVLDADHEAHVRSLLRRVEGPVVYHRFPTNDAWCRDHGAIFVVRERDGRRELAATDWGYNAWGGKYPPFDLDNAIPRQMAEALGVPRFEVDLILEGGSIEVNGAGLLLTTTDCLLNPNRNPGRSREEIEQALRDYLGVRKILWIRGELAGDDTDGHIDNIARFVSEDTVLAVVEDDPADENYAPLQENLARLREMTTVDGRPLCVETLPMPAPVYYGEHRLPASYANFYIGNTVILLPVYNDPNDAVAAEIIGRHFPGRRVVGIDCRELVWGLGAFHCLTQQVPAIR
- a CDS encoding carbon-nitrogen hydrolase; the protein is MSSPTVHVGLVQMRCAEDPAVNRQRALELTREAAEQGATVICLPELFLSRYFCQTEDHAHFALAEPVPGPTTGAFEALARELGVTVVVSLFERRAPGLYHNTAAVIDGEQGYLGKYRKMHIPDDPRYYEKFYFTPGDLGFKSFPTRQANLGVLVCWDQWYPEAARLTALQGADILFYPTAIGWHPEEKAAYGKAQHEAWELAQRAHAVANGCFVVAVNRTGFEPEPGAGDPGKGIEFWGQSFVAGPDGQVLARAPVDEEAVIVCPLELGRMEQARTGWPFLRDRRIDAYADLTRRFIDPA
- a CDS encoding class IV adenylate cyclase; translated protein: MPVLNIEIKARSAAHEAIRARLAEDGARFVGEDHQVDTYFDVPRGRLKLREGTIENALIFYDRADEAGPKRSDIWLYRAAPDPALKALLTAALGVRVVVDKRREIYFIDNVKFHLDRVEGLGTFVEIEAIDETGAIGPDRLRAQCEYYLRRFGIGPDDLVSVSYSDLLERQAAG
- a CDS encoding thioredoxin domain-containing protein, yielding MPKQGSARRQRREKRVRRAQVPPLRTGPLWGTLGLAVFGGALALYATGLTFEIARQGVIDPSGCSLNDFINCDVAHASSYAFFLGVPVAWWGFLFYLWTALAALYATRTQNREAATGAVALTWLLSLGAVLFSAYKAWHLVNLGVLCLVCVGMYAANLGIAVLLPPAINLSYRNLGAFLVNYARGLAGQEAALDFDPKPARYGLLLAALFGLGFVGIQGYNDGTPGRSDVDVQQAVSLHFRQPPVDIPVPADAPVWGNPAAPIRIVEFADFQCPACRESAFHLRGTLYEFRDDVALYFMHYPLDRTINERLQRQVHVQAGPAARAAVCAAQFGDFWGYHDELFRNQTILGERLYLGLAEQQGWDTEAFAACLNGEAALERVRRDVTAGTAIGVSATPSIYVNGRRVALWRNSDVIRAVIREELKRLGS